One Calditerrivibrio sp. DNA window includes the following coding sequences:
- a CDS encoding (Fe-S)-binding protein, which translates to MDDIIRELKELEDLTIRCMKCGTCQAHCPLYQKDLEEHTVARGKIALIEAVFEGRIEKASSILKHLDYCLLCGRCKVNCPSGVSTDAIFLKAKEVLRKIEKLPNWGKIVLKLMMEKPELIAKLSPLMHIGQKFGSKKIKKDILRPIFAPFKERTTYQIATKTFCSQYGGLHQANNEKMRILFYPGCAINMIFTSWGKTIVEILNHYGVSVYINEKNYCCGIPAATLGDMDLYKKMIINNYNTFDTFDVDYIITACPTCQYALKEIGPKLIKKETNKQFIDIILFLVEILKVELEPITEEKITLHLPCHYDQTKEQKLNNVLKQIGTNFAQLDNKSCCGFGGTFNLKNYKNSKEIGKNKATEVIEKGFKKVLSPCPGCVMQLTDTIYGEDALDVEITHPVMLMYESIFNKTIK; encoded by the coding sequence ATGGATGATATCATAAGAGAACTCAAAGAATTAGAAGATCTAACAATAAGATGCATGAAATGCGGCACTTGCCAGGCCCATTGCCCCCTTTACCAAAAAGACCTAGAAGAGCACACAGTAGCCCGCGGTAAAATTGCCCTTATTGAAGCCGTTTTTGAAGGTAGAATAGAAAAAGCCAGTTCCATCCTAAAACACTTAGACTACTGTCTGCTCTGCGGAAGATGCAAAGTTAACTGCCCAAGTGGCGTAAGCACTGATGCTATTTTTCTAAAAGCCAAAGAAGTTTTGAGAAAAATAGAAAAACTACCAAATTGGGGCAAAATCGTCCTAAAGCTCATGATGGAAAAACCAGAATTAATTGCAAAACTTTCTCCTTTAATGCATATTGGACAAAAATTTGGCTCAAAAAAAATTAAAAAAGATATTTTAAGACCAATTTTTGCACCATTTAAAGAGAGAACCACATATCAAATTGCCACAAAGACGTTTTGTAGCCAATACGGTGGTCTTCACCAAGCAAATAACGAAAAAATGCGAATTCTTTTCTATCCAGGATGTGCGATCAATATGATTTTTACATCATGGGGTAAGACAATCGTAGAAATCTTAAACCACTATGGTGTATCCGTTTATATAAATGAAAAAAATTACTGTTGCGGCATACCAGCAGCTACACTTGGCGATATGGATTTATACAAAAAAATGATCATAAACAACTACAATACTTTCGATACTTTTGATGTAGATTATATTATAACAGCCTGCCCCACTTGCCAATACGCCCTTAAAGAAATAGGACCTAAACTCATAAAAAAAGAAACAAATAAACAGTTTATTGATATCATACTTTTTTTAGTAGAAATTTTAAAAGTAGAACTAGAACCCATCACTGAAGAAAAAATTACTTTACACCTACCATGTCATTATGACCAGACAAAAGAGCAAAAACTAAACAACGTTCTAAAACAAATTGGCACAAATTTTGCTCAGCTTGATAACAAAAGCTGCTGTGGTTTTGGAGGAACATTTAATTTAAAAAATTATAAAAACTCAAAAGAAATTGGGAAAAATAAAGCAACGGAGGTGATAGAAAAAGGTTTTAAAAAAGTACTTAGCCCTTGTCCAGGTTGCGTAATGCAACTTACAGACACCATTTACGGAGAGGATGCATTGGATGTGGAGATAACAC